In bacterium, a single genomic region encodes these proteins:
- a CDS encoding DUF1579 family protein: MPEQETMQDLMKTAQPGKEHVILAQLAGEWNTVMRVWMSPDDPPAEAKGLAIVKSLLGGRLLTEELHAKFGDMDFEGFGTMGHDNFRGRFWQTWTDWDTCLYHGEGTASADGKTVTISGMTDRHELNRTNVPRRTVFHFVNDNLHTFEVFEKDPSGKESRTLEMEYRRK, from the coding sequence ATGCCGGAACAAGAGACCATGCAGGATCTGATGAAGACCGCCCAGCCGGGAAAGGAACATGTGATCCTCGCGCAACTCGCGGGGGAGTGGAATACCGTGATGCGTGTGTGGATGTCGCCCGATGATCCGCCAGCCGAAGCCAAGGGCCTTGCAATCGTGAAGTCGCTGCTTGGCGGCCGCCTGCTGACAGAAGAACTGCACGCCAAGTTCGGGGACATGGATTTCGAGGGCTTCGGCACCATGGGCCATGACAACTTCCGCGGCAGATTCTGGCAGACATGGACGGACTGGGATACATGTCTCTATCATGGCGAAGGCACGGCCAGCGCCGACGGAAAAACAGTTACCATTTCCGGCATGACGGACCGGCACGAACTGAACCGCACGAACGTCCCGCGCCGCACCGTCTTTCATTTTGTGAATGACAACCTTCACACCTTCGAAGTCTTCGAGAAAGACCCCAGTGGCAAAGAGTCCCGCACCCTCGAGATGGAATACCGCCGCAAATAG
- a CDS encoding sigma-70 family RNA polymerase sigma factor, producing the protein MKTVNSTGPIMPSKPSFTEVYESHYDRIWRFVLHATADVHMAMELTSRVFYRAVRAWPRYEMSAAPVEVWLLRIAVNEWRRELRRRKLSRLLPLPEPSATDWEAEHVDLTEVNAAVAALEKDEAYRSLRRAIAALPEKYETPLLLHYFESQTFEEVAAVLGRPVGTVKSLVHRGLARLRQDQGLRESLGLSFTEARPQPTKGQV; encoded by the coding sequence ATGAAGACTGTCAATTCCACCGGACCGATTATGCCATCCAAGCCGTCCTTTACCGAAGTCTACGAGAGCCATTACGACCGGATCTGGCGGTTTGTGCTGCATGCCACGGCAGACGTGCACATGGCGATGGAACTGACGTCGCGCGTGTTCTACCGCGCGGTGCGTGCCTGGCCGCGCTATGAGATGTCTGCGGCGCCGGTGGAGGTGTGGCTGCTGCGGATTGCGGTGAATGAATGGCGGCGGGAACTGCGGCGGCGCAAACTGTCGCGGTTGCTGCCGCTGCCTGAACCCTCTGCCACGGACTGGGAAGCGGAGCACGTGGATTTGACGGAAGTCAACGCCGCCGTCGCAGCGCTGGAGAAGGACGAAGCCTACCGGTCACTGCGCAGAGCCATTGCGGCCCTTCCCGAAAAATATGAAACGCCGCTGCTGCTGCACTATTTCGAATCGCAGACGTTTGAAGAGGTCGCCGCTGTCCTCGGGCGGCCGGTTGGCACGGTGAAATCCCTGGTTCACCGGGGCCTGGCGAGACTGCGGCAGGATCAGGGCCTGCGCGAGAGTCTCGGTTTGTCCTTCACTGAGGCAAGACCGCAACCCACGAAAGGCCAAGTATGA
- a CDS encoding DUF1579 domain-containing protein: protein MAEQETMQQEWIKRGTPGKEHQMLARHEGEWNVILRTWMNPDEPPSENKGTASYKMILGGRVLVEDFRGDFQGMPFEGHGMIGYDNNRGRWWQTWNDNMSTAIFKGEGTAGPDGKTITMTGKSDRPDRKDVESKGVYHFASDNEHTFETYEKGPDGKERKTMEIHYRRK, encoded by the coding sequence ATGGCAGAGCAGGAAACCATGCAGCAGGAATGGATTAAGCGCGGAACGCCCGGCAAAGAACATCAGATGCTCGCGCGGCATGAAGGCGAGTGGAATGTCATCCTCCGCACGTGGATGAACCCCGATGAGCCGCCCTCCGAAAACAAAGGTACGGCCAGCTACAAGATGATCCTTGGGGGTCGTGTGCTGGTGGAAGATTTCCGCGGCGACTTTCAGGGCATGCCCTTTGAAGGCCACGGTATGATCGGCTATGACAACAACCGCGGCCGCTGGTGGCAGACGTGGAATGACAACATGAGCACCGCCATCTTCAAGGGCGAAGGCACCGCCGGCCCGGACGGCAAGACCATCACCATGACCGGCAAGTCGGATCGTCCGGATCGCAAGGATGTGGAGTCGAAGGGCGTCTACCATTTCGCAAGTGACAACGAGCATACCTTCGAGACCTACGAGAAAGGCCCCGACGGCAAAGAACGCAAGACCATGGAAATCCACTACCGCCGCAAGTAG
- a CDS encoding helix-turn-helix domain-containing protein: MKDDDKIFKALADPSRRRLLDRLYDDNGQTLSDLCSRMKMSRQAVAQHLALLEAANLVTTVWRGREKLHYLNPVPIHEIYDRWIKKFESNRLQVLSNLKQDLEGGRNE; the protein is encoded by the coding sequence GTGAAAGACGACGACAAAATATTCAAGGCCCTCGCCGATCCCAGCCGCCGCAGGTTGCTCGACCGCCTCTATGACGACAACGGCCAGACCTTAAGCGACCTGTGCTCCCGCATGAAGATGAGCCGGCAGGCGGTGGCACAGCATCTGGCGCTGCTCGAGGCCGCCAACCTTGTTACCACCGTCTGGCGCGGTCGGGAAAAGCTTCATTACCTGAACCCCGTTCCTATCCATGAAATCTATGATCGCTGGATTAAGAAATTCGAGAGTAATCGTCTGCAAGTATTAAGTAACCTGAAGCAGGATCTTGAAGGAGGCCGTAATGAGTAA
- a CDS encoding SRPBCC family protein yields the protein MSKTKFVYVTYIRTTPEKVWQAITEGPVTRQYWEHENVSDWKPGSPWEHRRTDAAHTVDLVGKVLETTPPRKLVISWAAPQDRDVPAGHSRVTFLIEPMEDMVRLTVTHDDLEPGSNMEQGITEGWPRVLSSMKSFLETGRPLATWFGKEKAAKQEA from the coding sequence ATGAGTAAAACGAAATTCGTATACGTCACCTACATCCGCACCACCCCCGAAAAAGTCTGGCAAGCCATCACCGAAGGGCCCGTAACGCGCCAGTACTGGGAACATGAAAATGTGTCCGACTGGAAGCCCGGTTCCCCTTGGGAGCATCGTCGGACCGATGCGGCGCACACCGTAGATCTGGTGGGCAAAGTGCTGGAAACCACGCCGCCCCGCAAACTGGTCATCAGTTGGGCTGCTCCGCAGGACCGCGATGTCCCCGCCGGGCACAGCCGCGTCACCTTCCTCATCGAGCCGATGGAGGATATGGTCCGCCTCACCGTCACCCATGATGACCTCGAACCCGGATCCAACATGGAGCAGGGCATCACCGAAGGCTGGCCGCGCGTGCTCTCCAGCATGAAGTCCTTCCTCGAAACCGGACGCCCGCTCGCCACCTGGTTCGGAAAAGAGAAAGCGGCTAAACAGGAAGCCTGA